In Hemiscyllium ocellatum isolate sHemOce1 chromosome 33, sHemOce1.pat.X.cur, whole genome shotgun sequence, the following are encoded in one genomic region:
- the LOC132831186 gene encoding ferritin, heavy subunit-like, which produces MATQVCQNYHKDCEDAVNKQINLELYSSYVYLSMFSYFDRDDVALCHFAEFFKEQSHEEQEHAEKPMASTFILECEVLLQDVKKPEQDEWGNGLEAMQRALQMEKDVNQSLLDLHKLSSGHTDPHLCDFLERHYLDEQVKMIKKLGDHITNLKRLGAPENGLGEYLFDRLTLGEE; this is translated from the exons ATGGCCACCCAAGTGTGTCAGAACTACCACAAGGACTGTGAGGATGCTGTTAACAAGCAGATCAACCTGGAGCTCTATTCCTCCTATGTTTACCTCTCCATG TTCTCTTACTTTGACCGGGATGATGTTGCCCTGTGTCACTTTGCTGAGTTCTTCAAGGAGCAGTCCCATGAGGAACAGGAACACGCTGAGAAACCGATGGCCTCCACGTTTATTCTGGAATGCGaagtcctcctgcaggatgtcaaG AAGCCAGAGCAGGATGAGTGGGGCAATGGTCTGGAGGCAATGCAGAGGGCTCTGCAGATGGAGAAGGATGTGAACCAGAGTCTGCTGGATCTGCACAAACTCTCCtctggccacactgaccctcat ctgtgtgacttcctggagaggcactacttggatgagcaagtgaagatgatcaagaagctgggagatcacatcaccaacctgaagagactgggagcccctgagaatggcctgggagagtacctgtttgacaggctcACCCTGGGGGAAGAGTGA